Proteins encoded by one window of Methanothermobacter sp. K4:
- the cas6 gene encoding CRISPR-associated endoribonuclease Cas6 — translation MPYNYNHVVSAIIYRRIADLDLASQLHGGKGFKFFTFSQLNIPRRKAFKNFLLSEDGRFYFFISSPNVELIKSLVEGFIDKPEIDFLRGRVNVEYVEFLKPPEFQRNMKFRTLSPIIVKTVKEEDGVLRQWDVNPNDLKFYENLQKNLVRKYSEFHGGYDGDEYLRVIPYQRSIKRKRIMIPKEDAETYHRAYHMKFRVEGDPRLIEFGYDCGFGEKNSMGFGMVVPS, via the coding sequence ATTCCCTACAACTACAATCACGTTGTTTCTGCCATCATTTACAGGAGGATAGCGGACCTTGACCTTGCAAGCCAGCTCCACGGCGGGAAGGGCTTCAAGTTCTTCACCTTCTCCCAGCTCAACATACCAAGAAGGAAGGCCTTCAAAAATTTCCTCCTATCCGAGGATGGGAGGTTCTATTTCTTTATATCCTCACCCAACGTAGAGCTTATCAAGAGCCTTGTGGAGGGCTTCATAGACAAACCGGAGATTGATTTCCTCAGGGGTAGGGTTAATGTTGAGTACGTTGAATTTCTGAAGCCCCCGGAATTTCAGAGGAACATGAAGTTCAGGACACTCTCACCAATCATAGTGAAGACTGTGAAGGAGGAGGATGGGGTGCTCAGGCAGTGGGACGTGAACCCCAATGACCTGAAATTCTATGAGAACCTCCAGAAGAACCTTGTAAGGAAATACTCAGAATTCCATGGGGGCTACGATGGTGACGAGTACCTCAGGGTCATCCCCTACCAGAGGTCCATAAAGAGGAAGAGGATCATGATCCCCAAGGAGGACGCCGAGACCTACCACAGGGCATATCACATGAAATTCAGGGTAGAGGGCGACCCGAGACTTATAGAGTTCGGCTATGATTGTGGATTTGGTGAAAAAAACAGTATGGGCTTTGGAATGGTGGTTCCATCATGA
- a CDS encoding cytochrome P450: MHKKLKPLSEVDYWQIKKYSRSAFENIGSESYRQRLVYKLLNTARVNNQSDFFSFLLRTLNSKKGDENVRKLCRKLEWVYPLNPENFEKVAYSIIIGIMAAGKGE, translated from the coding sequence ATGCATAAAAAGTTAAAACCCCTCTCTGAGGTGGACTACTGGCAGATAAAGAAATATTCAAGGTCAGCATTTGAGAATATAGGCTCTGAAAGCTACAGACAGCGCCTGGTCTATAAACTTCTGAACACTGCGAGGGTCAATAACCAGTCGGACTTTTTCTCGTTCCTTCTGAGGACTCTGAACTCAAAAAAAGGAGATGAAAATGTCAGGAAACTCTGCAGAAAACTTGAATGGGTCTACCCATTGAATCCTGAAAATTTTGAGAAGGTCGCATACTCAATAATCATTGGTATAATGGCAGCAGGTAAAGGTGAATGA
- the cas7i gene encoding type I-B CRISPR-associated protein Cas7/Cst2/DevR, whose protein sequence is MSRHIVMDLVFYGNSLNYDQGSGNYQELKKITKWDGRQYTLVSRYALRYSMLDTAEKVGLFELADASNLLKSGKGDSTVIQPATEFLLTGDILEYPEFDLFGYLITETTPQNFRTAPVKVGHAVSMTPFMYDAHFNANIGLANRMRKRHGEMKPNPFTAEEHETFYQYSIVVDVDSIGEIEIYIAEGSDVTVAEGKYKLEGIERVTGLHGDGLIIQLKKGRNKKEIFQSEKVELLEFEKIDKVYRIKYRLKDDEKIKERIRSLLKTVMNLKRTIKARNEDLSPKLLVLGLYRDSPYRTFKDRIALLDEYTEEEYDEIEEQETDNGRILRVKHVTNKQRKPVFEVSGLDAETREMDNVEEFVEKIFGEGELSQVAVFTDPAIELKRNSGD, encoded by the coding sequence ATGTCAAGGCATATAGTAATGGATCTTGTATTCTATGGAAACTCCCTCAACTATGACCAGGGTAGTGGAAACTACCAGGAACTAAAGAAGATAACAAAATGGGATGGGCGGCAGTACACACTGGTGAGCAGATATGCCCTCAGGTACAGCATGCTGGACACCGCAGAGAAGGTGGGATTATTTGAACTTGCAGACGCCAGCAACCTGCTTAAGTCAGGTAAGGGTGACAGCACAGTTATACAGCCAGCCACGGAATTCCTCCTCACAGGAGACATACTTGAGTACCCTGAGTTTGACCTCTTTGGCTACCTCATAACCGAGACGACACCACAGAACTTCAGAACGGCTCCAGTAAAGGTGGGACACGCGGTTTCAATGACCCCCTTCATGTATGACGCCCACTTCAACGCCAATATAGGTCTCGCCAACCGCATGCGCAAGCGCCACGGCGAGATGAAGCCCAACCCCTTCACAGCAGAGGAACATGAAACCTTCTACCAGTACTCTATTGTTGTTGATGTTGACAGTATAGGTGAAATTGAAATTTACATTGCCGAGGGCAGCGACGTAACAGTTGCCGAGGGCAAATACAAACTTGAAGGAATCGAGAGGGTAACCGGTCTGCATGGTGACGGACTCATCATCCAGCTTAAAAAGGGAAGGAATAAAAAGGAGATATTCCAGTCAGAAAAGGTCGAATTACTTGAATTTGAGAAGATAGATAAGGTTTACAGGATAAAATACAGACTCAAGGACGATGAAAAGATAAAGGAACGTATCAGGAGCCTTTTAAAGACTGTAATGAATCTTAAAAGGACAATAAAGGCCCGTAATGAGGACCTATCCCCAAAACTGCTGGTCCTTGGACTCTACAGGGATTCACCCTACAGGACATTCAAGGACAGGATAGCCCTTCTCGATGAGTACACAGAGGAAGAGTACGATGAAATAGAGGAGCAGGAAACAGATAATGGCCGAATACTCAGGGTTAAACATGTCACAAACAAACAGAGAAAACCTGTTTTTGAAGTAAGCGGTCTTGATGCAGAAACACGGGAAATGGATAATGTGGAGGAATTCGTAGAGAAAATATTCGGTGAAGGTGAATTATCTCAGGTGGCCGTCTTCACAGATCCAGCCATAGAGTTAAAGAGAAATTCAGGGGATTAG
- the cas5b gene encoding type I-B CRISPR-associated protein Cas5b → MDTLAVEIFQPFAQFRNPFTFDYAQTYPLSPKSTVTGMLQNATGRYYDQEISSISMSIHGLFESTFWNYQSFIMGDISLKSHRNKLKLWNKGYPLYNENKKSQRSPSYQQELFNGHYYIFLRGDGEILEEIEEALLKPSRTLYLGRSEDIIFIKGIHRDLEAEEKKVKKSLWLTYPTYIKLRNGDAHFPLRNEKFPVYSIPERVLFRNGDRIISNKAELGPETERIPSFQTVIYTGMNQVLFLRDTIKTEVYRLEDGPIFKIPADFGWL, encoded by the coding sequence ATGGATACCCTTGCAGTTGAGATCTTTCAGCCGTTCGCCCAGTTCAGAAACCCCTTCACATTCGACTACGCCCAGACATATCCCCTGAGCCCAAAGTCAACTGTAACAGGGATGTTACAGAATGCAACAGGCAGATACTACGACCAGGAAATCAGCAGTATCAGCATGAGCATCCACGGCCTCTTTGAGAGCACCTTCTGGAACTACCAGAGCTTCATAATGGGTGATATCTCACTTAAATCCCACCGAAATAAACTTAAACTATGGAATAAGGGCTATCCGCTCTACAATGAAAATAAAAAATCACAGAGAAGCCCATCATATCAGCAGGAGCTTTTCAACGGCCACTACTATATATTTCTGAGGGGTGATGGGGAGATCCTTGAGGAGATAGAGGAGGCCCTCCTGAAACCCTCAAGGACGCTTTATCTTGGAAGATCAGAGGACATCATCTTCATAAAGGGTATTCACAGGGACCTTGAGGCTGAAGAGAAGAAGGTTAAAAAGAGCCTCTGGCTCACATATCCAACCTATATAAAGCTCAGAAATGGTGATGCACACTTCCCCCTGAGAAATGAGAAATTCCCGGTTTACTCAATCCCTGAGAGGGTCCTATTCAGAAACGGTGATCGCATAATATCAAATAAGGCCGAACTAGGCCCTGAAACCGAAAGAATCCCCTCATTCCAGACAGTTATCTACACAGGGATGAACCAGGTCCTGTTTTTAAGGGACACCATAAAGACTGAGGTATACAGACTTGAAGACGGACCAATCTTCAAGATACCGGCAGATTTCGGGTGGCTATGA